In one Amaranthus tricolor cultivar Red isolate AtriRed21 chromosome 8, ASM2621246v1, whole genome shotgun sequence genomic region, the following are encoded:
- the LOC130820354 gene encoding secreted RxLR effector protein 161-like: MSRVPYASAVGSLMYAMVCTRSDLAHAVSVVSRFMSQPGKEHWQAVKRIFRYLKGTSDVGLIYGGDIQCLVTGYPDSDYAGDVGSRRSMTGYVFTLGGSVVSWKTTLQPTVTLSTTEAKYMALTKAAKEGIWLKGLVSDLGLYHNQAIVYCDSLSAICLAKDQVHHERTKHIDVRYHFLSNEKRIEVNKVGTIDMFTKSVPHSKFQHCLDLLNVGSC, encoded by the coding sequence ATGTCTCGAGTTCCCTATGCTAGTGCTGTGGGGAgcttgatgtatgctatggtctgCACTAGATCTGATCTTGCACATGCTGTTAGTGTTGTCAGTAGGTTTATGTCACAACCTGGAAAAGAGCACTGGCAAGCTGTGAAGAGGATATTTCGGTACCTCAAGGGTACTTCTGATGTTGGTCTCATTTATGGAGGTGATATACAATGTTTGGTTACTGGTTATCCCGATTCTGATTATGCTGGAGATGTTGGTAGTAGGAGATCTATGACTGGTTATGTGTTCACTCTTGGTGGTTCTGTTGTTAGTTGGAAGACTACTTTGCAACCTACAGTGACTTTGTCAACTACGGAAGCAAAGTACATGGCTTTGACAAAGGCTGCAAAAGAGGGAATCTGGTTGAAAGGACTGGTTAGTGATCTGGGTCTATATCATAATCAAGCTATCGTGTATTGCGACAGTCTTAGTGCCATATGTTTGGCTAAGGATCAAGTCCATCATGAGAGAACCAAACACATTGATGTTAGATATCATTTCCTAAGCAATGAGAAGAGAATTGAGGTGAACAAAGTGGGTACTATTGATATGTTCACCAAGTCTGTTCCGCACAGCAAGTTCCAACATTGCTTGGACTTGTTAAATGTGGGAAGTTGTTGA